In Elusimicrobiota bacterium, the following are encoded in one genomic region:
- a CDS encoding cation transporter produces MTVTDVDQRERVRAIVISLAAGTAILGLKAAAYYMTGSMALQSDALESIVNVVAAAFGLGAVVFAGQPADKDHPYGHGKMEYFAAAFEGGLISLAAVLILYESVVALARGVELKSLGLGLALNVSAGALNGLLGWYLLRTGRRLKSKTLEADGHHVLSDFYTTGGIFAGLLLVHFTGLSWLDPLIAIAVAVLLAKTGFRLVRESAAALLDEEDSATIATIVGTLDGLLKKGVDESGVITVHGLRAIRAGRYTHVDIHLVVPEYLPVAEAHDDTERLEKRLIAASGLEGEMHVHIDPCRRKYCARCTDSACPIRVEPLKGSVTLTAEEAVLVEPIE; encoded by the coding sequence ATGACCGTCACCGACGTCGATCAGCGGGAGCGGGTCCGCGCGATCGTCATCTCCCTCGCGGCCGGGACGGCCATCCTGGGCCTGAAGGCCGCCGCCTACTACATGACGGGCTCGATGGCGCTGCAGTCCGACGCGTTGGAGAGCATCGTCAACGTGGTGGCCGCCGCCTTCGGCCTCGGGGCCGTCGTCTTCGCCGGCCAGCCGGCCGACAAGGACCACCCCTACGGCCACGGCAAGATGGAGTACTTCGCCGCCGCCTTCGAGGGCGGGCTGATCTCGCTGGCGGCCGTCCTCATCCTCTACGAGTCGGTCGTGGCGCTGGCGCGCGGCGTCGAGCTGAAAAGCCTCGGCCTGGGCCTGGCGCTGAACGTCTCCGCGGGGGCGCTCAACGGCCTTCTCGGCTGGTACCTGCTGCGCACGGGCCGGCGGCTCAAGTCCAAGACGCTCGAGGCCGACGGCCATCACGTGCTCTCCGACTTCTACACGACCGGCGGCATCTTCGCCGGCCTCCTGCTCGTCCATTTCACCGGCTTGAGCTGGCTCGACCCCCTGATCGCGATCGCGGTGGCCGTCCTCCTCGCCAAGACCGGCTTCCGGCTCGTGCGCGAGTCGGCGGCGGCGCTGCTCGACGAGGAGGACTCGGCCACGATCGCGACGATCGTGGGGACGCTCGACGGCCTCCTGAAGAAGGGCGTCGACGAGAGCGGCGTGATCACGGTCCACGGCCTGCGCGCCATCCGCGCCGGACGCTACACGCACGTCGACATCCACCTCGTCGTTCCCGAATACCTGCCCGTGGCGGAGGCCCACGACGACACGGAGCGCCTCGAGAAGAGGCTGATCGCGGCCTCGGGGCTCGAGGGCGAGATGCACGTCCACATCGACCCCTGCCGGCGGAAGTACTGCGCGCGCTGCACCGATTCCGCCTGTCCGATCCGCGTCGAGCCGCTGAAGGGCTCCGTGACCCTGACGGCCGAGGAAGCCGTGCTCGTCGAGCCGATCGAGTAG
- a CDS encoding DUF2442 domain-containing protein, translated as MRSSAPGKNTLAAEVQDISRNGIWLLIRGKEYFLAYADYPWFKEAKLAAIYNLKLLHGTHLHWPDLDVDLELDSLQQPGKYPLVYKIDGTCVSDGSTSTLSAKKVRKPSKRGVTASSRARGT; from the coding sequence ATGAGATCGTCCGCGCCTGGAAAAAACACTTTGGCCGCTGAAGTCCAAGATATTTCCAGGAATGGGATATGGCTGCTCATTCGGGGAAAGGAATATTTCTTGGCGTATGCGGACTATCCCTGGTTCAAGGAAGCGAAGCTGGCCGCGATATACAATCTCAAGCTGCTTCACGGGACGCACTTGCACTGGCCCGATCTGGATGTCGATCTGGAATTGGACTCGCTCCAGCAGCCCGGGAAATACCCCTTGGTCTACAAAATAGATGGAACCTGCGTGAGCGATGGCTCAACAAGCACGCTTTCGGCAAAAAAGGTTCGAAAGCCGTCCAAGCGGGGCGTAACCGCCAGTTCCCGCGCCAGGGGGACGTAA
- a CDS encoding sulfite exporter TauE/SafE family protein, whose translation MNPIAFVATGLLVGVFSGMVGVGGGIILVPILVLFFGFSQHMAQGTSTAMLLPPIGVLAAWTYYQKGMVDVKAAGLLCAGFVLGGLFGAKIAVALPQEILRRSFGVLLLGISLKLILAK comes from the coding sequence ATGAACCCTATCGCGTTCGTCGCCACGGGCCTGCTCGTCGGAGTCTTCAGCGGGATGGTCGGCGTCGGCGGCGGCATCATCCTCGTCCCGATCCTCGTCCTCTTCTTCGGCTTCTCCCAGCACATGGCCCAGGGCACCAGCACCGCGATGCTCCTGCCGCCGATCGGCGTCCTCGCGGCCTGGACCTACTACCAGAAGGGCATGGTGGACGTGAAGGCCGCGGGGCTGCTGTGCGCGGGCTTCGTCCTCGGCGGGCTGTTCGGCGCCAAGATCGCGGTCGCGCTGCCCCAGGAGATCCTGCGGCGCTCCTTCGGAGTGCTGCTGCTCGGCATTTCCCTCAAATTGATCCTCGCCAAGTGA
- a CDS encoding DUF4160 domain-containing protein, which yields MSPTVFRYKSYRFFFFSREEDRMHVHVSCPDGEAKYWLEPIISLNQHCGLSPRVLKEIQKVVEEHEDEIVRAWKKHFGR from the coding sequence ATGAGTCCGACCGTCTTTCGGTATAAGAGCTACAGGTTCTTTTTCTTCTCACGTGAAGAAGATCGCATGCATGTCCACGTTTCTTGTCCGGATGGAGAAGCGAAATATTGGCTTGAGCCGATCATATCACTGAATCAACACTGCGGCCTTTCACCAAGAGTCTTGAAGGAGATTCAAAAAGTCGTCGAGGAACATGAAGATGAGATCGTCCGCGCCTGGAAAAAACACTTTGGCCGCTGA
- a CDS encoding M13 family metallopeptidase translates to MKILLLTALFAVSASAAGPTAKIHGFDPAAMDLTAKPCVDFYQYACGGWLKKNPIPADQSRWGRFNELAERNKEILRGVLEAAAASPKDDSSRRIGALYGACMDEAAAEAAGLKPLAAELDAIAALSSAKDLAPLLGRLHRTGVNAGFGYGSDQDYKDSTSVIALVDQAGLGLPDRDYYFKDDAKSADLRRAYEWHVARSFGLAGADPKTAAEAAAAVMRVETALAKSSMDRVSRRDPMNTYHKMTREELAKLAPAFDWNAYFDAAGGPAWTSVNASSPDFLKGFGAALKETPLADLKAYLRWRVLSGSQFWLGRAFVEEKFDFYGRRLTGAKELKPRWKRCVELVDGMLGEDLGRGYVEKAYPPATKKKMDALVVAVEAALKDDISGLDWMTPATKEKALAKLAAIGNKVGYPEKWRDYSTVKIDRADLVGSIRSAIDFEHLRQLNKIGKPVDRKEWHMTPPTVNAYYNPQMNDINFPAGILQPPFFDPEMPEAVNLGGIGMVIGHELTHGFDDSGRKFDLNGNMNDWWTPEDAKAFEGRAQCFVDQYASYEAIPGVRLNGKLTLGENTADNGGLLVAGLAVDKLGPRKKWKGFTPRQLLYLGFSQIWCQNRTEQAARMLAAVDPHSAARERVIGPLSNSAEFAKAFSCKPGDPMVAPKACRVW, encoded by the coding sequence ATGAAAATCCTCCTCCTGACCGCCCTGTTCGCCGTTTCCGCCTCCGCCGCCGGCCCGACGGCGAAAATACACGGCTTCGATCCCGCCGCGATGGACCTGACGGCCAAGCCCTGCGTCGACTTCTATCAGTACGCCTGCGGCGGCTGGCTCAAGAAGAACCCGATCCCGGCCGACCAGTCCCGCTGGGGCCGCTTCAACGAGCTCGCCGAGCGCAACAAGGAGATCCTGCGCGGCGTGCTCGAGGCCGCGGCCGCCTCGCCCAAGGACGACTCCTCGCGGCGCATCGGCGCCTTGTACGGCGCGTGCATGGACGAGGCCGCCGCCGAGGCCGCCGGGCTCAAGCCGCTCGCCGCGGAGCTCGACGCGATCGCGGCCCTGTCCTCGGCCAAGGACTTGGCACCCCTGCTCGGGCGCCTGCACCGCACCGGCGTCAACGCCGGCTTCGGCTACGGCTCCGACCAGGACTACAAGGACTCGACCTCGGTGATCGCGCTCGTCGACCAGGCCGGCCTCGGCCTGCCCGACCGCGACTACTACTTCAAGGACGACGCGAAGTCCGCCGACCTGCGCCGCGCCTACGAGTGGCACGTCGCGCGCTCCTTCGGCCTCGCCGGCGCCGATCCGAAGACCGCCGCCGAGGCGGCGGCCGCCGTCATGCGCGTGGAGACCGCGCTCGCGAAGTCCTCGATGGACCGCGTCTCCCGCCGCGACCCGATGAACACCTACCACAAGATGACGCGCGAGGAGCTGGCGAAGCTCGCGCCCGCCTTCGACTGGAACGCGTACTTCGACGCCGCCGGCGGCCCGGCCTGGACCTCGGTCAACGCCTCCTCGCCGGACTTCCTCAAGGGCTTCGGGGCCGCCCTCAAGGAGACGCCGCTCGCCGACCTCAAGGCCTACCTGCGCTGGCGCGTGCTCTCCGGCTCGCAGTTCTGGCTCGGCCGCGCCTTCGTCGAGGAGAAGTTCGACTTCTACGGCCGGCGCCTGACCGGCGCCAAGGAGCTCAAGCCCCGCTGGAAGCGCTGCGTGGAGCTCGTCGACGGCATGCTCGGCGAGGACCTCGGCCGCGGCTACGTCGAGAAGGCCTATCCTCCCGCGACGAAGAAGAAGATGGACGCCCTCGTCGTCGCCGTCGAGGCCGCCCTCAAGGACGACATCTCCGGCCTCGACTGGATGACGCCGGCGACGAAGGAGAAGGCGCTGGCCAAGCTCGCCGCGATCGGCAACAAGGTCGGCTATCCCGAGAAATGGCGCGACTACTCGACGGTCAAGATCGACCGCGCCGACCTGGTCGGCTCGATCCGCTCCGCGATCGACTTCGAGCATCTGCGCCAGTTGAATAAGATCGGCAAGCCCGTCGACCGCAAGGAGTGGCACATGACGCCGCCGACGGTCAACGCCTACTACAACCCGCAGATGAACGACATCAACTTCCCCGCGGGCATACTCCAGCCCCCGTTCTTCGACCCCGAGATGCCCGAGGCGGTGAACCTCGGCGGGATCGGCATGGTGATCGGCCACGAGCTGACCCACGGCTTCGACGACTCGGGCCGCAAGTTCGACCTCAACGGCAACATGAACGACTGGTGGACGCCCGAGGACGCCAAGGCCTTCGAGGGCCGCGCCCAGTGCTTCGTCGACCAGTATGCTTCTTACGAAGCGATCCCGGGAGTGAGGCTCAACGGCAAGCTGACCTTGGGCGAGAACACCGCCGACAACGGCGGCCTGCTCGTCGCCGGCCTCGCCGTGGACAAGCTCGGGCCGCGGAAGAAGTGGAAGGGCTTCACGCCGCGCCAGCTCCTGTACCTGGGCTTCTCCCAGATCTGGTGCCAGAACCGCACCGAGCAGGCCGCGCGCATGCTCGCCGCGGTGGACCCGCACTCGGCCGCGCGCGAGCGCGTGATCGGGCCGCTGTCGAACTCGGCCGAGTTCGCGAAGGCGTTCTCCTGCAAGCCCGGAGACCCTATGGTCGCGCCGAAGGCCTGCCGCGTCTGGTGA
- a CDS encoding class I SAM-dependent methyltransferase: MAEPACPLCAGPSRPFHRAERDFLRCGTCALTFVPVSQHLAPDAERSRYATHRNSPEDAGYRAFLDRLLAPLSARLPAGARGLDYGSGPGPTASVMMRERGFVMTDYDPFFAPGESPLGSSYDFVVCTEVAEHLRRPAEVFERLDALLAPGGTLGVLTGVLEDDAAFPSWWYRKDPTHIAFYRPETLAWIARRFGWTLERPSRDAALFLKPRSGLCV; encoded by the coding sequence GTGGCCGAGCCGGCCTGCCCGCTGTGCGCCGGCCCGTCCCGCCCGTTCCACCGCGCCGAGCGGGACTTCCTGCGCTGCGGCACCTGCGCCTTGACCTTCGTCCCCGTGTCCCAGCACCTGGCGCCCGACGCCGAGCGCTCCCGCTATGCGACGCACCGCAACTCCCCGGAGGACGCGGGCTACCGCGCGTTCCTCGACCGCCTGCTGGCGCCGCTCTCCGCGCGCCTGCCCGCCGGCGCGCGCGGGCTCGACTACGGCAGCGGCCCGGGCCCCACGGCCTCGGTGATGATGCGCGAGCGCGGCTTCGTCATGACCGACTACGATCCGTTCTTCGCGCCGGGCGAGTCGCCGCTCGGTTCGTCCTACGACTTCGTCGTCTGCACCGAGGTCGCCGAGCACCTGCGCCGCCCCGCCGAGGTCTTCGAGCGCCTCGACGCCCTGCTCGCCCCGGGCGGGACGCTGGGCGTGCTCACCGGCGTGCTCGAGGACGACGCGGCGTTCCCGTCCTGGTGGTACCGCAAGGACCCGACGCATATCGCGTTTTATCGGCCGGAGACGCTCGCCTGGATCGCGCGCCGCTTCGGCTGGACGCTCGAGCGTCCGTCGCGCGACGCCGCGCTGTTCCTCAAGCCCCGCTCGGGGCTTTGTGTATAA
- a CDS encoding phosphotransferase, protein MTEAPDPLRELFRSRFGAEADALVPVRADGSSRKIYRLTGAGTTAIGVLNDDAKENRAFIEFSKHFFKNGIPVPEFYAENKEATAYLEEDLGDTTLFQFLGKRRTPAGFPPEVVSSYHDVVRWLPKIQITAGATIDDKWCYPRQSFDKQSMLWDLNYFKYYFLTLGSIPFHEERLEEDFQVFADYLLAADRKHFLCRDFQSRNVMLKDGKPYFIDYQGGRRGALHYDIASLLYDAKADVPFDLRDELLDLYITEAGKLAPIERNEFKRFFPGFVLIRIMQAMGAYGLRGFHEKKPLFLQSIPYAIRNIEHVLAISGLPVEVPELTGVFKKLVGSSALRQFGSAKLKLTVRIQSFSYKGGMPKDQGSHGGGYVLDCRCLPNPGRQIVFKTQSGLDAEVIAYLSKQDEVDRWARSAFSMIDQAVEDYGRRNFTDLFVAFGCTGGQHRSVYLAERLAKHLRDQGVSVVVAHREKKSWPKK, encoded by the coding sequence ATGACCGAGGCTCCCGACCCCCTGAGAGAGCTGTTCCGCTCGCGCTTCGGCGCCGAGGCGGACGCGCTCGTCCCCGTGAGGGCGGACGGGTCCAGCCGCAAGATCTACCGCCTGACCGGCGCGGGGACCACGGCCATCGGCGTCTTGAACGACGACGCCAAGGAGAACCGCGCGTTCATCGAGTTCTCCAAGCACTTCTTCAAGAACGGCATACCGGTGCCGGAGTTCTACGCCGAGAACAAGGAGGCCACGGCCTATCTCGAGGAGGACCTCGGGGACACGACCCTGTTCCAGTTCCTCGGCAAGCGCCGGACCCCGGCGGGCTTTCCGCCCGAGGTCGTCTCGTCTTATCACGACGTCGTCCGCTGGCTCCCGAAGATCCAGATCACGGCCGGCGCGACGATCGACGACAAGTGGTGCTACCCGCGCCAGAGCTTCGACAAGCAGTCGATGCTCTGGGACCTCAACTATTTCAAGTACTACTTCCTGACGTTGGGTTCCATCCCGTTCCACGAAGAAAGGCTCGAGGAGGACTTCCAGGTCTTCGCGGACTACCTGCTCGCCGCCGACCGGAAGCACTTCCTGTGCCGCGACTTCCAGTCGCGCAACGTGATGCTCAAGGACGGCAAGCCCTACTTCATCGACTATCAGGGCGGCCGGCGCGGCGCCCTTCACTACGACATCGCCTCCCTTTTATACGACGCGAAAGCCGACGTGCCGTTCGATCTCAGGGACGAACTCCTGGATCTTTATATAACGGAAGCAGGAAAGCTCGCTCCGATAGAACGGAACGAATTCAAGAGATTTTTTCCAGGCTTCGTGCTCATCCGCATCATGCAGGCGATGGGCGCCTACGGCCTGCGCGGCTTCCACGAGAAGAAGCCCCTGTTCCTGCAGAGCATCCCCTACGCGATCCGCAACATCGAGCACGTCCTCGCGATCTCCGGCCTGCCGGTCGAGGTCCCCGAGCTGACGGGCGTGTTCAAGAAGCTCGTCGGCTCCTCGGCGCTGCGGCAGTTCGGCTCGGCGAAATTGAAGCTGACGGTCCGGATCCAGAGCTTCTCCTACAAGGGCGGCATGCCCAAGGACCAGGGCAGCCACGGCGGCGGGTACGTCCTCGATTGCCGCTGCCTGCCCAATCCCGGCCGCCAGATCGTCTTCAAGACGCAGTCCGGCCTCGACGCGGAGGTGATCGCCTACCTGTCGAAGCAGGACGAGGTCGACCGCTGGGCGCGCTCGGCGTTCTCCATGATCGACCAGGCCGTCGAGGACTACGGTCGCCGGAACTTCACCGACCTGTTCGTCGCCTTCGGCTGCACCGGCGGCCAGCACCGCTCCGTGTACCTGGCCGAGCGGCTGGCCAAGCACCTGCGCGACCAGGGCGTGTCCGTCGTCGTCGCGCACCGCGAGAAGAAGAGCTGGCCCAAGAAATGA
- a CDS encoding cupredoxin domain-containing protein has protein sequence MRNLLIAAFAAAFITETFAAGAATPAAPVREFKSVNIEVKGNKIWTPGVFIVKKGDRVKITLVNTAPSGVHAFAIEGIPGSEASVDNKEGANTKVVEFTADKAGLFRVYCPMHIPHVGGQLLVLE, from the coding sequence ATGAGAAACCTCCTGATCGCCGCTTTCGCCGCCGCCTTTATCACGGAAACGTTCGCGGCCGGTGCCGCGACGCCCGCCGCCCCGGTCCGCGAGTTCAAATCGGTGAACATCGAGGTCAAAGGCAACAAGATCTGGACCCCCGGCGTCTTCATCGTCAAGAAGGGCGACCGGGTGAAGATCACCCTCGTCAACACCGCGCCGTCCGGCGTCCACGCCTTCGCGATCGAGGGCATCCCGGGCTCCGAGGCGTCGGTCGACAACAAGGAAGGGGCGAACACGAAGGTCGTCGAGTTCACCGCCGACAAGGCCGGCCTGTTCCGCGTGTACTGCCCGATGCACATCCCGCACGTCGGCGGACAGCTGCTCGTCCTGGAATAG